From Penicillium digitatum chromosome 5, complete sequence, one genomic window encodes:
- a CDS encoding C6 transcription factor, putative has protein sequence MPPLRAHKKSRNGCDQCRSRRVKCDEQGPPCSNCTTRELKCTYLKVAAARRATAHLTPPSSASDVSRSLDGHGSPVAATPGLAVATTVPVSAPAQANSFGIDNLELMHKFSTDTYKSLCISDSEIIIWQITVPTLAFKHDYLMSGILALASMHVATTCEPSEAAPMYYETGLQYYNRSLTPFRNAIDSISPQNCDAVFAHSIVMIAISIASPRLTATKDECSSITENIVILFELLQGVKKILQVSKSWIKLELFSQGEFWKNTPTELDPDTEAALTHLAALNDQVMIGIYLEQHRINKIVIAHLRHCYAKFVRSADPAPVLAWLAAVDKDFVDSLRCRQPFSLLILMYWGVLLTELDGHRWWARGSGRALVSELFEALKSGDPRWEIALAWAQRKMGL, from the coding sequence ATGCCCCCCCTCCGCGCGCATAAAAAATCCCGCAACGGGTGCGATCAATGCAGAAGCAGGCGGGTCAAATGTGACGAGCAGGGTCCACCATGCTCGAACTGCACGACCCGCGAGTTAAAATGCACATATTTGAAAGTCGCCGCTGCCCGTCGCGCTACAGCACATCTTACCCCACCCAGCTCAGCATCCGATGTATCGCGTTCTCTAGATGGCCACGGCTCGCCCGTAGCAGCGACACCCGGTCTAGCCGTTGCCACAACAGTCCCAGTCTCGGCACCAGCCCAAGCAAACTCCTTCGGCATCGACAACCTAGAATTAATGCACAAGTTCTCAACAGACACGTACAAAAGTCTCTGTATCAGCGACTCAGAAATAATCATCTGGCAAATCACTGTCCCAACACTCGCCTTCAAACATGATTACCTGATGAGCGGGATCTTGGCGCTAGCCTCAATGCACGTCGCAACAACGTGCGAGCCATCAGAAGCAGCTCCCATGTACTACGAAACAGGACTACAGTACTACAACCGGAGCCTGACGCCATTCCGAAACGCGATTGACAGTATCTCGCCGCAGAACTGCGATGCGGTATTCGCGCACTCGATCGTCATGATCGCGATCAGTATCGCGTCACCCCGACTAACCGCCACAAAAGACGAGTGCTCCAGTATCACAGAGAATATTGTGATCCTGTTCGAGCTGCTGCAGGGCGTGAAGAAGATCCTGCAAGTCAGCAAGTCGTGGATTAAGCTGGAGTTATTCTCGCAGGGCGAGTTTTGGAAGAACACACCCACCGAACTTGACCCTGATACGGAGGCTGCGTTGACGCATCTGGCGGCGTTGAATGATCAGGTCATGATTGGGATCTACTTGGAGCAGCACCGCATTAATAAAATTGTCATTGCGCATTTGAGGCATTGTTATGCTAAGTTTGTGCGCTCGGCGGATCCGGCACCGGTTCTTGCTTGGCTTGCAGCTGTTGACAAGGATTTTGTTGATAGTCTCCGGTGCCGGCAGCCATTTTCGTTGCTGATTCTTATGTATTGGGGGGTGTTGTTGACGGAGCTTGATGGGCATCGGTGGTGGGCGCGGGGCTCGGGGAGAGCGCTGGTTTCAGAGTTATTTGAAGCTTTGAAGTCTGGGGATCCGAGGTGGGAGATTGCTCTTGCCTGGGCGCAGCGGAAGATGGGGCTCTGA
- a CDS encoding Ferritin/ribonucleotide reductase-like: MKVTNLALAGVEPRRSRVAAGSIFTTEAGHGAYLRAALGEVRFTQAFTNPLELIEMNTVASPFITPCPSNNGALPIKAPPSLLTSSVDAVRTGSHVQLIPGNGFNTSNSDINAACTTVNGPV, from the exons ATGAAGGTCACCAATCTTGCCCTCGCCGGTGTTGAGCCCCGGCGCTCAAGGGTAG CTGCCGGCAGCATTTTCACCACAGAAGCTGGACACGGCGCCTACCTACGCGCCGCGCTCGGTGAAGTCCGCTTCACCCAGGCCTTCACAAACCCCCTCGAGTTAATCGAGATGAACACCGTCGCCTCTCCCTTCATTACACCATGTCCCTCCAACAACGGCGCGCTGCCAATTAAGGCACCGCCCTCCCTGTTGACGAGCTCAGTGGACGCTGTCAGGACAGGCTCGCATGTGCAGCTGATTCCTGGCAACGGCTTCAATACAAGCAACAGCGACATCAACGCCGCCTGTACTACCGTCAACGGTCCGGTCTAA
- a CDS encoding Monooxygenase, FAD-binding, protein MKSTTKFRVVIAGGSVAGLTLAHCLLKNNIDFVVLEASPVVAPDVGASLGLLANGGRVLDQLGVFDDVQEEVVSIKDAFFWAADGSLNLKSNYPEELRKRHGYPVAFLPRQTLLKILFKHLGDRQDVVLPNKKVIRVEHHPSHVVVHCADGSSYEGDMVVGADGVRSVVRQSMWDYMESKGLKSEAQKERSTMSSEYSCVFGISTATPGLDPKDIHRTYGKGWSFLTIAGKGNKSYWFLYKKMDRIYYGSDIPRFNKADIDEHVAPYLDRPVSGSVNFSELYKRSTFRTFVALEEANFNHWCIDRFACVGDSIHKMTPNFGQGGNFAIEASVTLANHLAKLLQRSSPCQTEDIHQCTQAWQASRRERVDNICRSAFNLTRVEAMASPKDRLLVRLIPYMNAKMIESLSATLGVSPKLECAPETDKALRCSIPYETDNLASVVTESIWTRALWGMPFVACIAISSGTMGVILAKVQQLMIPYLVQGTWSSSNGEVLDIRKVVYHIPFLDNLLRPLILCFLPSISGSDLQSRAQMISFLADVGAVYGIWKLESYRKANGWSEVAVPISMSLAFQIKGIGLLAPIYYLLEYVRTPLSKLLPKSLREIEPAGSISLLAAMSIGHYLTTLASFVAPTLDSRRWWNAMWQIFPITVPLLQVPFALLGKKFWPSTKASPKEKSQNSMTSTRIAYGGFALISALSFIYARHSAPADASLISIFWPGLRGHLLPVTSFQEGIARALQYDQVTSMASGFFWLALRFREIKQSGGSFSWLKAIGALVATTSTFGPGTAFALGWGWREELLHKLATSQ, encoded by the exons ATGAAGTCAACGACCAAATTCCGAGTTGTAATCGCGGGTGGATCTGTAGCTGGTCTTACTCTCGCTCACTGTCTACTCAAAAATAACATTGATTTCGTCGTGCTGGAGGCCAGCCCTGTAGTTGCTCCGGATGTTGGAGCAtctcttggtcttcttgcaAATGGCGGGCGTGTCCTTGATCAGCTCGGTGTGTTCGATGACGTTCAAGAGGAAGTTGTATCCATCAAGGATGCTTTCTTTTGGGCAGCCGATGGAAGTCTTAACCTAAAGTCGAACTATCCTGAGGAGCTCAGGAAGCG ACACGGTTACCCTGTTGCATTCTTGCCACGCCAAACACTCTTAAAAATCCTCTTTAAACATCTTGGGGACCGGCAAGATGTCGTGTTACCTAACAAGAAGGTTATCCGTGTCGAGCACCACCCAAGCCATGTCGTTGTTCATTGCGCAGATGGATCCTCGTACGAGGGAGATATGGTTGTGGGCGCCGATGGTGTCAGAAGTGTGGTCAGACAGTCGATGTGGGATTACATGGAGAGCAAAGGACTCAAGAGCGAAGCCCAGAAAGAGCGCTCTA CTATGAGCTCAGAGTACAGCTGCGTGTTTGGAATATCGACGGCAACTCCTGGACTGGATCCAAAAGACATTCACCGAACATACGGCAAGGGGTGGTCCTTCCTCACGATTGCAGGAAAGGGCAACAAGTCTTACTGGTTCCTATACAAAAAGATGGACCGCATCTACTACGGCTCTGACATTCCTCGTTTTAATAAGGCTGATATTGACGAACACGTTGCTCCATACTTGGATAGGCCAGTCAGTGGCTCTGTTAACTTTTCTGAATTGTACAAACGCAGCACCTTTCGAACATTCGTGGCATTGGAGGAGGCAAACTTCAATCATTGGTGCATTGACCGATTTGCTTGTGTTGGCGACTCGATTCACAAG ATGACACCAAATTTTGGTCAGGGTGGTAACTTCGCTATTGAAGCCTCTGTGACCCTAGCAAACCACCTTGCGAAGTTGCTTCAACGTTCCTCTCCTTGTCAGACCGAGGATATCCACCAATGTACGCAAGCCTGGCAAGCTAGTCGCCGAGAGCGAGTCGACAACATCTGTCGATCTGCATTCAACCTCACTAGGGTTGAGGCGATGGCCTCCCCGAAGGATAGATTGCTCGTTCGCCTGATTCCATACATGAACGCAAAGATGATTGAAAGCTTATCTGCAACCCTCGGTGTATCACCAAAGCTTGAATGTGCACCCGAGACTGACAAAGCATTACGATGCTCGATCCCATACGAAACCGATAATCTCGCGTCAGTCGTCACAGAGAGCATTTGGACGCGAGCCCTTTGGGGCATGCCTTTTGTGGCTTGCATCGCCATCTCAAGCGGCACAATGGGAGTTATCCTCGCAAAGGTCCAACAATTGATGATCCCATACCTTGTTCAAGGAACGTGGAGTTCTAGTAACGGGGAGGTCCTTGACATAAGGAAAGTTGTCTACCACATCCCGTTCCTGGATAACCTGCTACGACCGTTGATTTTATGCTTCCTTCCGTCGATCAGCGGATCCGATCTACAATCTAGAGCCCAGATGATTTCTTTCCTCGCTGATGTAGGTGCGGTTTATGGTATTTGGAAATTAGAAAGCTATCGTAAAGCGAACGGCTGGTCAGAAGTGGCAGT CCCAATTTCTATGTCTTTGGCCTTCCAAATAAAGGGAATCGGTCTATTGGCGCCTATCTACTATCTGCTGGAATATGTTCGTACGCCTCTGTCAAAATTGTTGCCCAAGAGCCTGCGTGAAATTGAACCGGCAGGGTCAATATCCCTTCTAGCTGCCATGTCAATTGGTCACTACTTGACCACTCTTGCCAGCTTCGTGGCCCCTACGCTGGACAGCCGGCGCTGGTGGAACGCAATGTGGCAAATCTTCCCCATCACCGTTCCGTTGTTACAAGTCCCATTTGCCCTACTTGGCAAAAAATTCTGGCCCTCAACTAAAGCATCTCCCAAAGAAAAAAGCCAAAACAGCATGACTAGCACTCGGATCGCATATGGCGGATTTGCTTTGATCTCTGCACTTTCTTTCATCTACGCAAGACACTCAGCACCTGCAGATGCATCGCTGATTAGCATATTTTGGCCTGGTCTTCGCGGTCATCTTCTCCCTGTGACATCTTTCCAGGAAGGCATTGCACGGGCTTTGCAGTATGATCAGGTCACCTCTATGGCTAGTGGCTTTTTCTGGCTCGCATTGAGATTCCGTGAGATTAAGCAATCTGGGGGTTCCTTCTCCTGGTTGAAGGCTATCGGTGCGCTGGTGGCAACGACGTCCACATTTGGCCCTGGAACTGCGTTTGCTCTTGGCTGGGGCTGGAGAGAAGAGCTCCTTCACAAACTAGCAACCTCCCAATGA
- a CDS encoding Fungal transcriptional regulatory protein, N-terminal, whose translation MRNATRELGRSYDDSSTDEGANDVEMRSASPILLGFVKEAGINDLLAALPPRKDADALVSCCLDSGEPSLIHIHVPTFKAEYKEFWEDPSTASLAWLALLFGIFSCGVFIQHSLIPGTAETVLPKIFDFYRTKCATALTTSNYTIPGRYKVEAAVMYLGIEYLQSDGLKTGISILIGLVSRVAIMMGYHRDPDIFPELSVFEREMRRRTWLVLVVSDHIIASQTGLLPVTQKGHGNATCPRNLLDDDLGPSVTILPPARPNTEATNIAFMLAMEKMLSIASEVTDAASESILTLEKTMELSHRLEATWNQIPTQWNMKSLNEVTGDDDATIQRLSIGTTYERARCILHRQHLVTQRGDRDINLFRRVCVDSAKRILQYQSELFQRVFSLPKYRFQVWFGMSRSISDSMTAAMVICFEVINQSKLDIDEGCSTRRELLDLLKTSLATWKSSSRPSPETAKAANIVAMMLHLMESDHRSDAHDFQVPTTSNVPVFEPVSSHPFYNVRNNFSTPDMFDWALWDREIQHLNDIIQGH comes from the exons ATGAGAAATGCA ACAAGAGAGCTCGGAAGAAGTTATGATGATTCATCCACTGACGAGGGCGCTAATGATGTAGAAATGAGGTCTGCCAGTCCAATACTTTTAGGATTCGTCAAGGAAGCAGGGATCAATGACCTTCTGGCAGCATTGCCACCGCGGAAGGATGCCGACGCACTAGTATCGTGTTGTTTAGACTCTGGCGAGCCATCATTGA TTCACATTCACGTTCCTACATTTAAAGCAGAA TACAAAGAATTCTGGGAAGACCCCTCAACAGCATCTCTAGCATGGCTTGCGTTGCTATTTGGCATTTTTTCTTGTGGGGTTTTCATCCAACATAGCCTGATTCCGGGTACAGCTGAGACTGTATTACCCAAGATTTTTGACTTCTACCGGACAAAATGCGCAACAGCTTTGACCACCTCAAACTATACGATTCCTGGTCGCTACAAAGTGGAAGCTGCCGTCATGTATCTGGGTATCGAATACCTACAGAGTGACGGTTTGAAGACAGGCATCTCCATCTTGATCGGTCTTGTTTCTCGCGTGGCGATAATGATGGGGTACCATCGAGATCCAGATATCTTTCCGGAGCTTTCTGTTTTTGAACGTGAGATGAGGCGCAGAACCTGGCTTGTATTGGTGGTTTCAGACCACATCATTGCGTCGCAAACGGGGCTCCTTCCTGTCACCCAGAAAGGACATGGCAACGCCACATGTCCACGTAACCTTCTGGACGATGATTTAGGACCCTCAGTCACCATTCTCCCCCCTGCAAGGCCTAACACTGAAGCCACCAATATAGCATTCATGCTTGCAATGGAGAAAATGCTGTCTATAGCTAGTGAAGTCACAGATGCCGCCTCGGAATCGATCCTCACGCTCGAAAAAACGATGGAATTGAGCCATCGATTGGAAGCAACTTGGAATCAGATCCCCACTCAGTGGAATATGAAGTCTTTGAATGAAGTGACGGGAGATGACGATGCGACAATTCAGCGACTTTCTATCGGGACCACATATGAGCGAGCTCGATGCATTCTACATCGTCAGCACTTGGTCACTCAGAGAGGAGATCGCGACATCAACCTTTTTCGCCGTGTTTGTGTTGATTCTGCCAAACGGATTCTTCAATACCAATCAGAGCTCTTTCAGAGGGTGTTTTCTTTGCCAAAGTATCGGTTTCAGGTGTGGTTCGGTATGTCACGTTCCATCTCTGATTCCATGACGGCTGCCATGGTGATTTGCTTTGAGGTGATCAACCAGTCCAAACTTGACATTGACGAGGGATGTTCGACTCGGAGAGAGCTTTTGGATTTGCTCAAAACCTCCCTAGCAACTTGGAAATCTTCTTCTCGACCGTCCCCGGAAACGGCAAAGGCTGCTAATATAGTAGCAATGATGCTCCATCTTATGGAATCTGACCACAGAAGTGATGCACATGATTTCCAAGTACCAACAACAAGTAACGTCCCTGTCTTCGAGCCAGTTTCATCTCATCCATTCTACAATGTCCGAAATAACTTCTCTACTCCTGATATGTTTGATTGG GCTCTATGGGATCGCGAAATTCAACATTTGAACGATATCATCCAAGGGCACTAA
- a CDS encoding Protein FAM115 yields the protein MISRKSRRFLYVGLVLFLSCIFTFAHSKGQVSLLQKKSFDNGIPDEGNHQQQFFLPPQERYKHEIEATTRQFDGFDSTLKRVLPQRSRNPHLTDDPRLKSSTSGPTPKIYRPYPDYGSEEWKNSHRGSFKSCIGPRGKAITDNLDDQVSAYAGVLKGFPTTIFGSHKAVGLEESLSFDRYTRYGAYGFAEDEKNVENWIRPTKVDWNIVDWGKLQKQCAADNADRFDAQSQGLNMHHAPEARTAVLIRSYTGKEFSDNDIINIRAMVSELSLQSGGEYEVVLLTHVKDDSIQLNDPLVWDRLLNEHIPREFWGITQFWSMPQEVAHYPELNPELMDVHHSQWLSVQQFAIQNPQFEFIWNWEIDTRFTGHYYEFADRVSNFGSRQPRREIWERSERFYIPSYHGNYDDQFRSFVNAQGGTGIWGPMPMRLENGKEFERQGPTPPVPTATQDPYQWGVGEEADLMVFLPIFNPINTEWVIRNEVFGYLGDITPRRASLITHSRLSRRLLLTMDRENREGRHMSAEMFHVSTAFIHGLKGVSVPHPVYSDRLMPSDRVSRWFNSGVNGRSGSTLDSPFSWGRESRFKDVSWYYRANLPGRLYWNFLGWEKEGKGGPQYEEEHGRFCLPSILFHPVKDVRPEADSTHYDFDADNGSIATPDQLAHINEQGKP from the exons ATGATCAGTCGCAAATCCAGGCGCTTTCTTTACGTCGGGCTGGTTCTATTCCTATCTTGTATCTTCACTTTCGCCCACTCAAAAGGCCAGGTAAGCTTGCTACAAAAGAAGTCCTTCGACAATGGAATCCCTGATGAAGGGAACCACCAGCAACAG ttctttctccccCCCCAAGAGCGATATAAGCACGAGATTGAAGCTACCACACG GCAATTTGATGGGTTTGATTCTACTCTGAAGAGGGTACTGCCGCAACGATCTCGCAACCCTCACCTCACCGATGACCCCCGTCTGAAGTCCTCAACGAGTGGACCCACGCCGAAGATCTATCGCCCATACCCCGATTATGGGAGTGAGGAATGGAAGAATAGTCACCGTGGTTCTTTCAAATCGTGCATTGGGCCCCGAGGCAAAGCAATCACAGACAACTTGGACGACCAAGTAAGCGCCTACGCCGGCGTTCTTAAAG GCTTTCCAACAACGATTTTTGGTTCCCACAAGGCAGTTGGCCTTGAGGAGTCGCTATCATTTGATCGCTATACTCGGTACGGCGCTTATGGCTTCGCcgaagatgaaaaaaatgTCGAAAACTGGATCAGACCTACCAAAGTCGATTGGAATATTGTTGATTGGGGAAAGCTTCAGAAGCAATGCGCCGCGGACAATGCGGACCGATTTGACGCGCAGTCTCAGGGATTGAACATGCATCATGCCCCGGAGGCACGTACGGCCGTACTCATTCGCTCTTACACTGGCAAGGAGTTTTCGGATAATGATATTATTAACATCCGAGCCATGGTCTCCGAGCTGTCTCTCCAATCAGGAGGAGAGTATGAAGTTGTCTTGTTGACCCACGTCAAGGATGATAGCATACAGCTCAATGATCCCCTTGTGTGGGATAGGCTTTTGAACGAGCACATCCCTCGAGAGTTCTGGGGTATAACTCAATTCTGGAGTATGCCTCAAGAGGTAGCGCATTATCCTGAGCTCAACCCTGAACTGATGGA TGTTCATCATTCGCAATGGCTGTCGGTACAACAATTCGCAATCCAGAACCCTCAATTCGAGTTTATCTGGAACTGGGAAATCGACACCCGCTTCACAGGTCACTACTACGAATTCGCCGACAGGGTCTCAAACTTCGGCTCTCGACAGCCACGTCGAGAAATCTGGGAGCGCAGTGAAAGATTCTACATCCCAAGTTACCATGGCAATTACGACGACCAATTTCGATCATTTGTTAATGCCCAGGGCGGAACCGGCATCTGGGGGCCGATGCCCATGAGGTTAGAAAATGGCAAGGAGTTTGAGCGTCAAGGCCCTACACCACCCGTCCCCACAGCCACCCAAGACCCCTATCAATGGGGTGTGGGCGAGGAAGCCGACCTGATGGTTTTCTTGCCCATCTTCAATCCAATCAATACGGAATGGGTCATTCGAAACGAAGTCTTCGGTTATCTCGGAGATATCACCCCTCGAAGAGCTTCCTTGATCACCCACAGTCGCCTTTCAAGACGGCTATTATTGACAATGGACCGTGAGAATCGTGAAGGTCGCCACATGAGCGCTGAAATGTTTCACGTATCAACTGCCTTCATCCACGGACTCAAGGGTGTTTCGGTTCCTCACCCGGTCTATTCAGATCGGTTAATGCCAAGCGACCGTGTCAGTCGCTGGTTTAACTCGGGTGTCAACGGTCGGAGCGGGAGTACTTTGGATAGCCCATTCTCATGGGGTCGAGAATCTCGTTTCAAGGATGTTTCTTGGTATTACCGTGCCAACCTTCCTGGACGACTATATTGGAACTTCCTGGGTTGGGAAAAGGAAGGCAAGGGTGGACCACAG TACGAGGAGGAACATGGCCGATTTTGCTTACCTTCGATTCTTTTCCATCCCGTCAAAGATGTTCGACCTGAGGCGGATAGCACTCACTATGATTTCGATGCTGACAACGGATCAATAGCTACACCAGATCAACTGGCGCATATCAACGAGCAAGGGAAACCATAG
- a CDS encoding nitrosoguanidine resistance protein — MQIPKSFFVAVGGSFVLIQLLFLADMSYLYGSAFKDSERMKAFKILLVDYDNGIVGQSVKAAYAQLASPGFPTLIEHSSTDYPAANDIRESVCKGHYWGAIYANPNTSSRLSTALASPEAAKTYQSSEALTYVWNGARYPSYAQVISSSLQILVQGTRGAYNAINGTSAMSTANTTDSNIANVLFDPIAATSIDIMPTNQGVRFYYNTVSMVMVILPQFFFVMALNGITAESNILKTLSLIQNITLRLGLSVLYTFITSLCMSGYIWAFREDWGVTSSQFPLMWMILWLGMHINFFYR, encoded by the coding sequence ATGCAAATTCCTAAGTCATTCTTCGTCGCCGTGGGAGGCTCGTTTGTCCTTATCCAGCTCTTGTTTCTTGCAGATATGAGCTACCTATACGGCTCTGCCTTCAAAGACTCGGAGCGGATGAAGGCTTTCAAAATTCTTCTCGTCGACTACGACAACGGTATCGTTGGACAATCAGTCAAAGCTGCCTATGCCCAGCTAGCAAGCCCTGGATTTCCAACTCTTATTGAGCATTCATCGACCGATTATCCGGCTGCAAACGATATCCGTGAATCCGTCTGCAAGGGCCACTATTGGGGAGCAATTTACGCCAATCCCAACACCTCTTCAAGATTGTCCACCGCACTCGCCTCTCCTGAAGCTGCAAAAACATACCAAAGCTCTGAGGCACTGACCTATGTTTGGAATGGTGCGAGGTATCCCTCCTACGCCCAAGTGATCTCTTCGAGTCTCCAGATCCTAGTTCAGGGAACGAGGGGTGCCTACAATGCTATTAATGGAACATCGGCGATGTCAACAGCAAACACGACGGATTCAAATATCGCCAACGTCTTGTTCGACCCCATTGCCGCCACATCAATCGATATCATGCCGACAAACCAGGGTGTTCGCTTTTACTACAATACTGTCTCGATGGTGATGGTTATCCTACCAcaattcttcttcgtcatggCCCTGAACGGTATCACGGCTGAATCCAACATCCTCAAGACGTTGTCCCTGATACAGAACATCACGCTTCGACTAGGCCTCTCCGTTCTATACACGTTCATCACATCACTCTGCATGAGCGGCTATATCTGGGCCTTCCGAGAAGATTGGGGGGTCACTTCCAGTCAATTTCCATTGATGTGGATGATCCTCTGGCTCGGCATGCACATCAACTTTTTTTATCGTTGA
- a CDS encoding Fungal transcriptional regulatory protein, N-terminal produces MEFADINCEICNSSFQRREHYERHVRTHTREKPFACTECGQQFGRVDSLARHYTAIHQRNLDCKNSTADRRRISKACKPCNISKVRCDGEQPCQRCRCQNNGTNCHYEPSNKRKRREFQPTTNGLSKELSVDSLCQQVEDYGQPTRKKASVAATEASTVQMPIQLSQCYAVSTTHEGMPYNGEGTPSTIYEGLQPFNAEETEVENFLDFDLDMNFLPSLFDLNTGIERPDNPLLAPKEPEGLAVRTPGPPTPLTPAAVAEMYNRSLSPSLEGEAMEPRQYQPSATGIDALFSFPNMEHLSTEEVDQENLAHVPEVSNIVVDQMAQLALTIETTSNFPRFVELRMPPASVINAWVQLYFEHFHPVFPFLHKPSFGTSDTHWLLMFAVSAIGAQFSELPQSQACSRAMNEIVRRSASYLCENNNQNSRELWLTQAILLNQLALRYSGERRALEIAESLQALPVTLARRKRLFTSHLPHERLYHLDLPLDQRWQIWTLDEERRRTGFAIWLVDSAFQTDFDLTPVMRVHEMQNSLPQGEKPWAASSAQAWVGFPTRMLNATHFPHTLSQLVSDPNRTAAWNKTGVLGKSAILQQLLGDIEENRRQSLNSSSDSSVVDCTAAADALRHILKMTYDQRQELPINELKALGAHRITIFSALMMNNLPKMPLLSTVLKVKYKRFSEPDLGRLKKEWSSFPKKTRQAVVYAANLFETIRSAHCTHYSAPVLLFQASLVLWLYSVLLGQSQDSQSDVPSIIIGTPDIDNSKQAQWTETGRGRIKMSGVGNISSPSGLGKLLDESISTMRTIKWWGISQIYEQLLVRLRAT; encoded by the exons ATGGAATTTGCCGACATAAATTGTGAGATCTGTAATTCCTCCTTTCAGAGGCGAGAACACTATGAACGACATGTACGCACCCATACCAGGGAGAAGCCATTTGCCTGCACCGAGTGCGGTCAGCAATTTGGCAGAGT CGACTCACTAGCACGCCATTATACCGCAATCCATCAGCGCAACCTTGACTGTAAAAACTCTACAGCTGATCGACGTCGGATATCCAAAGCGTGCAAGCCATGCAATATTTCGAAAGTGCGGTGTGATGGAGAGCAACCGTGTCAACGGTGCCGCTGCCAAAACAACGGCACCAACTGCCATTATGAACCTTCGAATAAGCGCAAAAGAAGAGAATTCCAGCCTACGACAAATGGTTTGTCAAAAGAGCTTTCGGTGGATTCTCTTTGTCAACAAGTTGAGGACTATGGCCAACCTACCCGGAAGAAAGCAAGCGTTGCTGCAACAGAAGCATCCACCGTTCAAATGCCTATTCAACTTAGCCAGTGCTATGCAGTATCTACAACGCATGAAGGCATGCCTTATAATGGAGAGGGTACGCCATCTACGATATACGAGGGCTTGCAACCCTTCAATGCAGAAGAAACAGAGGTGGAAAATTTCTTGGATTTTGACCTGGATATGAACTTCTTACCAAGCTTGTTTGACCTCAACACCGGGATTGAGCGACCTGATAATCCCCTGCTGGCGCCAAAAGAGCCCGAAGGGCTTGCGGTTAGAACCCCTGGACCTCCTACGCCCTTGACTCCTGCAGCGGTGGCTGAGATGTACAACCGCAGTCTTTCACCATCCCTGGAAGGAGAAGCTATGGAGCCACGTCAATATCAGCCTAGTGCCACTGGTATCGACGCTCTGTTTTCATTCCCCAACATGGAGCACCTCTCTACTGAGGAAGTAGATCAAGAGAATCTGGCGCATGTCCCTGAAGTTTCAAACATTGTCGTCGACCAGATGGCTCAATTGGCACTGACTATTGAGACTACATCGAATTTTCCGCGCTTTGTTGAGTTGAGGATGCCACCTGCTTCTGTTATCAATGCCTGGGTGCAACTCTACTTCGAACATTTTCATCCAGTGTTCCCGTTCCTACATAAGCCGTCCTTTGGAACTTCCGATACACATTGGCTACTTATGTTTGCTGTTAGCGCCATAGGAGCTCAATTTTCTGAGCTGCCCCAATCGCAAGCCTGTTCAAGGGCCATGAATGAAATTGTCCGGCGGTCGGCATCTTATCTG TGCGAAAACAATAATCAAAACAGTCGTGAACTCTGGCTGACACAGGCAATCCTGCTCAATCAACTGGCCTTGCGGTATTCCGGGGAACGGAGGGCCCTCGAAATCGCCGAGTCATTGCAAGCTCTTCCGGTGACTTTGGCTCGCCGGAAAAGATTGTTCACCAGCCATTTGCCTCATGAACGACTATATCATCTCGACCTACCCCTGGACCAGAGATGGCAGATCTGGACTCTTGACGAGGAGAGGCGGCGAACTGGCTTTGCCATCTGG TTGGTAGATTCGGCTTTTCAAACCGATTTTGACCTGACTCCCGTGATGAGAGTCCATGAGATGCAGAACTCCTTACCTCAAGGGGAAAAGCCTTGGGCGGCATCCAGCGCACAAGCTTGGGTCGGCTTTCCCACTCGCATGTTGAATG CAACACATTTCCCGCACACTTTGTCTCAGCTGGTGTCCGATCCAAACCGGACTGCAGCATGGAACAAGACAGGAGTGCTCGGGAAAAGCGCTATCTTACAGCAACTCCTCGGTGATATTGAAGAAAACCGCCGGCAGTCATTAAACAGTTCCTCCGATTCCTCAGTTGTTGATTGCACGGCGGCTGCAGATGCACTGCGACACATCCTCAAAATGACATATGACCAACGACAAGAGCTTCCCATAAACGAATTGAAGGCTCTTGGCGCTCACCGAATCACGATATTCTCCGcattgatgatgaacaaCTTACCGAAAATGCCATTGTTGTCGACCGTGTTGAAAGTCAAATACAAACGATTCAGCGAGCCCGACTTGGGCCGACTCAAAAAAGAATGGAGCTCCTTCCCAAAAAAGACAAGGCAAGCTGTTGTTTATGCGGCAAACTTGTTTGAAACCATTCGATCCGCCCACTGCACGCATTACTCTGCACCAGTACTTTTATTTCAAGCTTCTTTGGTTCTGTGGCTGTACTCTGTTCTTCTGGGCCAGTCACAGGACTCCCAGTCCGATGTGCCGTCGATCATCATAGGGACGCCAGACATTGATAACTCGAAACAGGCACAGTGGACTGAGACTGGTCGAGGGCGCATCAAGATGTCGGGGGTGGGAAATATATCGTCTCCGTCTGGTCTCGGGAAACTCTTAGACGAGTCGATTTCCACGATGAGGACCATCAAATGGTGGGGAATTAGCCAAATTTATGAACAGCTCTTGGTTCGGCTACGTGCAACCTGA